In Arthrobacter sp. CDRTa11, one DNA window encodes the following:
- a CDS encoding metallopeptidase family protein, which translates to MPANLPPGLPIVPDGPPDSGPFDMSDDDFESAVTDALNRIPAKIASAMDNVAVFIEDDYVPRPGEDPDTVLLGLYEGVPLTERDSWWDAGSLPDRITIFRQPILEICGSRDEVIEEVAVTVVHEIAHHFGIGEERLHELGWD; encoded by the coding sequence ATGCCCGCCAACCTGCCGCCCGGACTTCCCATCGTCCCGGATGGTCCACCGGATTCCGGACCTTTTGACATGTCCGACGACGACTTTGAATCCGCTGTCACCGATGCCCTCAACCGGATTCCCGCCAAGATTGCGAGCGCCATGGACAACGTGGCAGTCTTCATCGAGGATGACTACGTGCCCCGGCCCGGCGAAGATCCGGACACCGTCCTGCTGGGACTCTACGAGGGCGTGCCGCTGACTGAACGTGACTCGTGGTGGGACGCGGGTTCGCTCCCGGACCGAATCACCATCTTCCGCCAGCCCATCCTGGAGATCTGCGGATCCCGTGACGAGGTGATTGAGGAGGTGGCCGTGACGGTGGTTCATGAGATCGCCCACCACTTCGGCATTGGTGAAGAACGGCTGCACGAGCTGGGCTGGGACTAA
- a CDS encoding DMT family transporter, producing MASTRTRTRRSSAPLPAGNPVNALGVAAVVVTVVLWASAFVGIRAIGPDFSPGPLTLGRLAVAAVVLGVLVLPQLLKSRLLPQGREWWPIVAYGVMWFGGYNVALNAAEHLLDAGTSAMLINVSPILIAVLAGFFLKEGFPRWLIIGSLVAFGGVALIALGSGAAPAAGQSSTSYVAGVLLCLLAAVLASVSVIIQKPVLRKFPAGQATWFGIVVGALCCLPFTGQLVSELQAAPLPATLGLVYLGVFPTAIAFTTWAYALSLIDAGKMAATTYLVPGATILISWLVLSEIPTIWGLVGGVVCLVGVGLTRRKSRTPSVS from the coding sequence ATGGCTTCCACCCGAACACGCACTCGACGCTCCTCGGCCCCCCTCCCTGCAGGCAACCCGGTCAACGCTCTTGGCGTGGCGGCCGTCGTGGTAACTGTGGTCCTCTGGGCATCAGCTTTTGTGGGTATCCGGGCCATCGGCCCCGACTTTTCCCCCGGCCCCCTGACGCTGGGCAGGCTGGCGGTTGCCGCCGTCGTGCTTGGTGTCCTGGTGCTTCCACAGCTGCTGAAGAGCAGGCTTCTGCCGCAGGGCCGGGAATGGTGGCCCATCGTGGCCTACGGCGTGATGTGGTTCGGCGGCTACAACGTTGCGCTCAACGCCGCCGAGCACCTCCTGGACGCCGGGACCAGTGCCATGCTGATCAACGTCTCCCCCATCCTCATCGCCGTTTTGGCAGGATTTTTCCTCAAGGAAGGCTTCCCCCGCTGGCTGATTATTGGCAGCCTGGTGGCCTTCGGCGGGGTAGCGCTGATCGCCCTCGGATCCGGCGCAGCTCCCGCAGCGGGGCAAAGTTCGACGTCGTATGTTGCGGGCGTGCTGCTATGCCTCCTTGCCGCTGTTCTCGCCTCGGTCAGCGTGATCATCCAGAAGCCCGTGCTGCGGAAGTTCCCGGCGGGCCAGGCCACCTGGTTCGGGATCGTGGTGGGCGCCCTGTGCTGCCTGCCGTTCACGGGGCAACTGGTGTCCGAACTGCAGGCGGCACCGCTGCCGGCAACGTTGGGGCTTGTGTATCTGGGTGTTTTCCCCACCGCGATCGCCTTCACCACATGGGCGTATGCGTTGTCCTTGATCGACGCCGGAAAAATGGCCGCCACCACGTATCTGGTGCCAGGCGCCACCATCCTGATCTCGTGGCTGGTCCTCAGCGAGATCCCCACCATCTGGGGCCTGGTGGGAGGCGTGGTCTGCCTGGTGGGCGTCGGCCTCACCCGGCGCAAATCCCGCACACCCTCCGTGTCTTGA
- a CDS encoding PHP domain-containing protein has protein sequence MDAVAALNEIAFWLERGRAATFKVQAFRKAAAAIAALEPDELAARARDGRLKSMKGIGDRTYQVIRQAVDGEVPDYLQDLRQRGTGALAEGGGELLRTLRGDLHTHSDWSDGGSPIAAMAEAARVLGREYLALTDHSPNLKIANGLSAERLMEQLDVVAAINSDGTTGSGATGSGSTAGNNFRLLTGIEVDILETGELDQAPELLDRLDVVVASVHSKLRSDRTTMTRRMLKGIQDPHTNVLGHCTGRLVEGSRGLRPPSEFDARKVFAACAENNVAVEINSRPERQDPPDELIQLALDAGCLFSIDSDAHAPGQLDFLQYGAARAELNNVPAERIVTTWPLERLLEWSRG, from the coding sequence ATGGATGCCGTTGCCGCACTGAATGAGATTGCGTTCTGGCTGGAACGTGGACGGGCTGCCACCTTCAAGGTGCAGGCGTTCCGTAAAGCGGCCGCCGCCATTGCCGCCCTGGAGCCGGACGAGCTCGCGGCCAGGGCACGTGATGGCCGGCTCAAAAGCATGAAGGGCATCGGGGACCGGACCTATCAGGTCATCCGCCAGGCCGTGGACGGGGAGGTTCCCGACTACCTCCAGGACCTGCGGCAGCGCGGAACCGGTGCGCTTGCCGAAGGCGGCGGTGAGCTCCTGCGCACCCTTCGCGGCGACCTGCACACGCACAGTGACTGGTCCGACGGCGGCTCCCCCATTGCCGCCATGGCTGAGGCAGCGCGCGTCCTGGGCAGGGAGTACCTGGCGCTCACCGACCACTCGCCCAATCTAAAAATCGCCAACGGCCTCAGCGCGGAGCGCCTCATGGAACAGCTCGACGTCGTTGCCGCCATCAACTCGGACGGCACCACAGGCAGTGGCGCCACAGGAAGTGGGTCCACAGCCGGAAACAATTTCCGTCTCCTGACGGGAATCGAGGTGGACATCCTGGAGACCGGTGAACTGGACCAGGCTCCGGAGCTGCTGGACCGGCTGGATGTTGTAGTGGCAAGTGTCCACTCCAAGCTCCGCTCCGACCGCACCACCATGACCAGGCGCATGCTCAAAGGCATCCAGGACCCGCACACCAACGTCCTGGGCCACTGCACCGGACGACTGGTGGAGGGATCGCGCGGCCTGCGGCCGCCTTCTGAATTCGATGCGAGGAAGGTCTTCGCCGCCTGCGCCGAAAACAACGTGGCCGTGGAGATCAACTCCCGCCCGGAGCGGCAGGACCCGCCGGACGAGCTGATCCAGTTGGCCCTCGACGCCGGCTGCCTGTTTTCCATCGACAGCGATGCCCATGCCCCGGGGCAGCTGGATTTCCTCCAGTACGGCGCGGCGCGTGCCGAGCTGAACAACGTGCCGGCGGAGCGCATCGTGACCACCTGGCCCCTGGAGCGGCTTCTGGAGTGGTCCCGGGGCTAG
- a CDS encoding glycosyl hydrolase family 95 catalytic domain-containing protein: protein MSVRHRVLLNRPATLFINSFLLGNGSTGAAVYGTPARERFELNADTLWSGGPLPEPSIEGGAERLAALREAIQCGDHLGADAAAVVLQGNSWTQSYQPVGGLLWTYGNEGIGEYRRFLDVSQAIATTEYKSDSGWVRMDSFISAPDGVLVSTATVPDTGEVLGSLDFDAPHPHTRVERRVEDATEFLFVSGRAPASVFPNYVQDPAPIVYADDEPDDQGLVDAGMGFALVASMERIDDGTLRLIAAIETGFRGYDQRPSADVASLLRGAEERVRAAQVRSTEDLRRRHISDYQSYFNRVDLDLTASSGAGASEASRAELYFHFGRYLLISSSRPGTAPANLQGIWNADVRPGWSANYTTNINAQMNYWGAEITALQDLHQPLLELTRDLAIKGAETAYAYYGVKGSVVHHNTDIWRFTTPVSGEPQWANWPSGLMWLATHFWDRTDFADASPVADKATIAVLEPVVVFALEMLQDNGDGGLAFSPSTSPENRFHSGGDTASVTSGSAMDQELVHELLSHYLSLAKTCSAADLAIVDRARLAFPRILPIRTGNDGAILEWGDESKEPAEPGHRHLSHLYGLYPGTRITEAGTPEDFAAVRRALDTRLAHGSGHTGWSQAWVLCLAARLRDRQLAERSISTLVHQLSSESLLDLHPHPEWPGGNIFQIDGNLGAIAGLAELLVQSHEGPISLLKTVPTAWTAGRVSGIRARGGHSVDVEWADGALVRASVRPSWDSEVWIEVPHGQEDLAVVDDSGAQVQASQRPAIAGRTGISWTAAAGQSYLISPLGSRSGNQPQD, encoded by the coding sequence ATGTCCGTGCGACACCGCGTCCTCCTCAACAGGCCCGCAACCCTGTTCATCAACTCTTTCCTCCTTGGCAATGGTTCGACAGGGGCAGCCGTATACGGCACCCCGGCCCGGGAGCGTTTTGAGTTGAACGCCGATACGTTGTGGTCCGGCGGTCCACTTCCTGAACCTTCGATCGAAGGAGGGGCGGAACGTCTTGCCGCCCTCCGCGAGGCCATTCAGTGCGGCGACCATCTCGGCGCAGATGCGGCTGCCGTGGTGTTGCAGGGAAATTCGTGGACGCAGTCCTATCAGCCCGTCGGCGGACTGCTCTGGACCTACGGGAACGAAGGGATTGGGGAGTATCGGCGCTTCCTGGACGTGTCCCAAGCAATTGCCACCACGGAATATAAGTCCGACAGCGGATGGGTCCGCATGGACTCCTTCATCTCCGCGCCGGATGGCGTCCTTGTTTCCACCGCCACAGTGCCAGATACAGGAGAAGTTCTTGGTTCGCTCGATTTCGACGCCCCGCATCCACATACCCGGGTGGAGCGGCGGGTTGAAGATGCCACCGAGTTCCTGTTCGTTTCGGGCAGGGCGCCGGCAAGCGTATTTCCCAACTACGTCCAGGATCCCGCCCCTATCGTTTACGCGGACGACGAACCGGATGATCAAGGATTGGTTGATGCGGGGATGGGGTTTGCCCTCGTCGCATCAATGGAAAGGATCGACGACGGCACGTTGCGGCTGATCGCCGCCATCGAGACCGGATTCCGGGGATATGACCAACGTCCCAGCGCCGACGTCGCGTCCCTCCTCAGGGGTGCAGAGGAAAGGGTCCGCGCGGCACAGGTGCGAAGCACCGAGGATCTCCGGAGGCGGCACATCTCCGACTACCAGAGCTACTTCAACCGCGTCGACCTTGATCTCACAGCATCCAGCGGTGCAGGAGCCTCTGAGGCATCCCGCGCCGAACTGTATTTCCATTTCGGCAGATACCTCCTGATTTCAAGCTCACGCCCCGGCACCGCACCCGCGAATCTACAGGGGATCTGGAACGCCGATGTGCGCCCAGGCTGGAGTGCGAACTACACAACGAACATCAATGCCCAGATGAACTACTGGGGCGCGGAGATCACGGCGCTCCAGGATCTTCACCAGCCGCTGCTGGAGCTGACCCGGGACCTTGCCATAAAGGGCGCGGAAACGGCATACGCGTATTACGGCGTGAAAGGCAGCGTGGTGCACCACAACACCGACATCTGGCGCTTCACCACCCCGGTTTCCGGTGAACCGCAGTGGGCCAACTGGCCCTCTGGCCTGATGTGGCTTGCCACCCATTTCTGGGACCGGACCGACTTTGCCGATGCCAGCCCTGTGGCTGATAAGGCCACCATTGCTGTCCTGGAGCCGGTCGTCGTGTTCGCCCTCGAAATGCTTCAGGACAACGGCGACGGCGGCCTCGCCTTCAGTCCTTCCACCTCACCTGAAAACCGCTTCCATTCCGGTGGCGACACCGCCAGCGTCACCTCCGGAAGTGCCATGGACCAGGAACTTGTCCACGAACTCCTCAGCCACTATCTGTCCCTGGCAAAGACGTGCTCAGCCGCAGACCTTGCCATCGTGGACAGGGCACGGCTGGCCTTTCCACGCATCCTCCCCATCCGCACAGGCAATGATGGCGCCATCCTCGAATGGGGCGATGAATCGAAAGAGCCCGCTGAACCCGGACACCGTCATTTGTCACACCTCTATGGTCTTTATCCAGGTACCCGCATCACGGAGGCAGGAACGCCCGAAGACTTCGCGGCGGTACGCCGGGCGCTGGACACCAGGCTCGCGCACGGCAGCGGTCACACAGGCTGGAGCCAGGCCTGGGTGCTGTGCCTGGCGGCGCGGCTCAGGGACCGGCAGCTTGCGGAAAGGTCCATCTCTACACTGGTGCACCAGCTCAGCTCAGAATCCCTGCTGGACCTGCACCCTCATCCTGAATGGCCGGGCGGCAACATCTTTCAGATCGACGGGAACCTGGGTGCAATTGCCGGACTCGCCGAACTGTTGGTGCAGAGCCACGAAGGTCCAATCAGCCTGCTCAAAACCGTACCCACCGCGTGGACTGCCGGGCGCGTTTCCGGAATCAGGGCCAGAGGTGGTCACAGCGTTGACGTCGAATGGGCCGATGGTGCGCTGGTCCGCGCGTCGGTCCGGCCGTCCTGGGACAGCGAGGTCTGGATCGAAGTGCCCCATGGCCAGGAGGATTTAGCCGTGGTCGATGACAGTGGTGCCCAGGTCCAGGCTTCCCAACGGCCGGCAATTGCGGGGCGGACAGGTATCTCCTGGACGGCCGCCGCCGGACAGTCCTACCTAATCAGTCCTCTGGGCTCCCGCTCCGGTAACCAGCCGCAGGACTAA
- a CDS encoding glycoside hydrolase family 43 protein, translating into MSSSHEYAGYLFVHFKHEAADGEQIYFALSEGNHPLRFHDLNGGKPVLFSALGECGVRDPHIVRSPDGERFYMVATDLCLYTSLDWDRHQRRGSRSIMVWESRDLVDWGEGRLVEVAPPEAGNTWAPESVWDPEQEAYLVHWSSKLYDNVEHEGESYNRIMYATTRDFREFSKPRVWIDRGWATIDTTVICHEGLYYRFLKDERTRSGEAPNGKSVFCETADSLTAADWKLLAEGIGLGAISRGEGPLVYRSNTEDKWFLWLDEFTPERRYVPFETTDLAGGQWTPSKDFRLPKDPCHGVVLPVTAEEYERLSTAWGDRVRSNVSQGSLGR; encoded by the coding sequence ATGAGTTCCAGCCATGAGTATGCGGGGTACCTCTTCGTCCACTTCAAACATGAAGCAGCGGACGGTGAGCAGATTTATTTTGCCCTGAGCGAGGGGAACCACCCGCTTCGCTTCCACGATCTCAATGGCGGCAAGCCGGTCCTGTTCTCGGCTTTGGGGGAATGCGGGGTACGCGACCCTCACATCGTCCGTTCCCCTGATGGCGAGCGGTTTTACATGGTTGCCACGGACCTGTGCCTCTACACGAGCCTTGACTGGGACCGGCACCAGCGCCGGGGCAGCCGCTCCATCATGGTCTGGGAGTCGAGGGATCTGGTGGACTGGGGGGAAGGCCGCCTTGTTGAGGTCGCGCCACCCGAAGCGGGTAACACCTGGGCGCCGGAATCGGTCTGGGATCCTGAGCAGGAGGCCTATCTGGTCCACTGGTCCTCGAAGCTCTATGACAATGTTGAGCACGAAGGCGAGAGCTACAACCGGATCATGTACGCCACCACCCGCGACTTCCGCGAGTTCTCCAAGCCACGCGTCTGGATCGACCGGGGCTGGGCCACGATCGACACCACCGTGATTTGCCACGAAGGCCTCTACTACCGCTTCCTCAAGGACGAGCGCACCCGCAGCGGAGAGGCGCCCAACGGCAAATCTGTCTTCTGTGAGACCGCCGACTCCCTGACAGCGGCCGACTGGAAGCTGCTGGCTGAAGGCATCGGCCTCGGTGCGATCAGCCGGGGCGAGGGCCCGCTGGTCTACAGGTCGAACACCGAGGACAAGTGGTTCCTCTGGCTGGACGAGTTCACCCCGGAACGCCGTTACGTTCCCTTCGAGACGACCGATCTGGCCGGCGGCCAGTGGACTCCCTCCAAGGACTTCCGGCTGCCGAAGGACCCCTGCCACGGTGTGGTGCTGCCGGTGACGGCCGAAGAGTACGAACGGCTCAGCACCGCGTGGGGAGACCGGGTTCGCAGCAACGTGTCGCAGGGCTCACTGGGGAGGTAG
- a CDS encoding LacI family DNA-binding transcriptional regulator — MADVAKHAGVSRTAVSFVLSNRGDTSISQETKHRILEAVQTLGYRPNAGARALASQRSDWYGIVTEIVTAPFAVDIIKGAQDQAWLDRKFLLIAPSDQADAVGPNQGLEDAAVEKLLEQRVEGLLYAATFHRPVHVPKSTHEVPTVLINCFDADGKLPSIVPDERAGGRIAVERLLQAGHKRIGVINLDPNIPAAVGRLEGCREALAEAGLELDPDLVVSGYATADGGYEAACEILDKFPAGAGRPTALFCLNDRMAMGAYDAIKERGLAIPQDIAVIGFDNQELISAYLRPKLTTVALPFQEMGALGVQTLASLTAGQPITAHQQMVDCPLLERFSV, encoded by the coding sequence ATGGCGGATGTTGCCAAGCATGCCGGAGTGTCCCGCACCGCCGTCTCGTTCGTCCTGAGCAACCGGGGGGACACCAGCATTTCGCAGGAGACCAAGCACCGTATCCTCGAAGCCGTGCAGACCCTAGGGTACCGGCCGAACGCCGGCGCCCGGGCCCTGGCTTCGCAGCGCAGTGACTGGTATGGAATCGTCACTGAGATCGTCACGGCACCGTTCGCCGTCGACATCATCAAAGGCGCGCAGGACCAGGCCTGGCTGGACCGCAAGTTCCTGCTCATCGCCCCGTCAGACCAGGCCGATGCCGTAGGACCGAACCAGGGCCTGGAAGATGCCGCTGTGGAAAAGCTGCTGGAACAAAGGGTGGAAGGACTTCTGTACGCGGCCACCTTCCACCGGCCCGTGCACGTTCCGAAAAGCACCCATGAGGTGCCCACTGTCCTGATCAACTGCTTCGACGCGGACGGGAAGCTGCCTTCGATCGTGCCGGACGAACGCGCCGGCGGCCGGATCGCCGTCGAGCGTTTGCTCCAGGCCGGCCACAAGAGGATCGGTGTCATCAACCTGGATCCGAACATCCCCGCCGCCGTCGGACGACTGGAGGGGTGCCGTGAAGCACTCGCCGAAGCAGGGCTGGAACTGGACCCTGATCTTGTGGTCTCGGGATACGCGACGGCGGACGGCGGCTACGAGGCAGCGTGCGAAATCCTCGATAAATTTCCGGCCGGAGCAGGCAGGCCAACGGCACTGTTCTGCCTCAATGACCGGATGGCCATGGGCGCCTATGACGCCATCAAGGAACGTGGACTGGCCATCCCCCAAGACATCGCCGTGATCGGCTTCGACAACCAGGAACTCATTTCGGCCTACCTCAGGCCCAAACTGACAACGGTTGCGTTGCCCTTCCAGGAGATGGGTGCGCTGGGTGTCCAGACACTCGCAAGCCTTACAGCAGGACAGCCGATCACCGCACACCAGCAAATGGTCGACTGTCCGCTGCTAGAACGCTTTTCAGTCTGA
- a CDS encoding ABC transporter substrate-binding protein: MTQSRFLRSARITAASLAVGALLLTGCSANQGSQSNAGGSAESALLTIPREDMGTFVRNFNPFAPTVAPMTQQAIYESLLIYNPAKGETTPWLASEWKAAEDGKSVVFTLREGVKWSDGQPLVPADVVTTFALQKKIKGGYEYLDTVAAEGTNQVKFTFKTAWSPALFDLGQLSILPDHVWSKIADPEKDANEKPVGTGPYTEVDTFQAQSFVLKKNPNYWQPEKQKIAGIKMLAFAGNDGANLAAANGDVDWAPQYMPNIEKTFISKDPDHRRYWFPPTGSMINWQLNTTKAPFDDANVRKALSMAVDREQVTKIGMSGYTKPADCTGLSGNYETWKNKKVQEDCDWTKLDVDAANKLLDDAGYAKGADGKRVFKDGKPFEFKISVGAASSDWLSVANVIAQNLAEVGVTVKVDSPDWAAVVAGYETGDFDSGIVWSANDPSPYKFFAGLMGTSTVKPVGEKAFENYHRFGDPTADGLLTEFAAAADEDTQHAVADKLQEEYSAEAPVIPLFAGPEWGAYNDTRFTGWPTEDNPYATLSVRAPTTVLVLTSLEPRK; this comes from the coding sequence ATGACACAATCGCGATTCCTCAGGTCTGCCCGCATCACCGCGGCCAGCCTGGCAGTAGGTGCCCTGCTGCTCACCGGCTGCTCGGCCAACCAGGGCAGCCAGTCCAACGCCGGCGGTTCGGCTGAAAGCGCCCTCCTGACCATTCCGCGGGAGGACATGGGCACCTTCGTCAGGAACTTCAACCCGTTTGCCCCCACCGTGGCCCCCATGACGCAACAGGCCATCTACGAATCCCTGTTGATCTACAACCCCGCCAAGGGTGAAACCACGCCGTGGCTTGCCAGCGAGTGGAAGGCTGCAGAGGACGGCAAGTCCGTCGTCTTCACGCTCCGTGAGGGTGTGAAATGGTCCGACGGCCAGCCCCTCGTTCCCGCTGATGTGGTGACCACGTTCGCGCTGCAGAAGAAAATCAAGGGCGGCTACGAGTATCTGGATACGGTTGCTGCCGAGGGCACGAACCAGGTGAAGTTCACGTTCAAGACTGCCTGGTCGCCGGCCCTGTTCGACCTGGGCCAGCTGAGTATCCTGCCCGACCACGTCTGGTCCAAGATCGCCGATCCTGAGAAGGACGCCAACGAAAAGCCCGTGGGCACCGGCCCCTACACCGAGGTGGACACCTTCCAGGCGCAGTCCTTTGTGCTGAAGAAGAACCCGAACTACTGGCAGCCGGAAAAGCAGAAGATCGCCGGCATCAAGATGCTCGCGTTTGCCGGAAACGACGGCGCCAACCTCGCCGCTGCCAACGGCGACGTGGACTGGGCTCCGCAGTACATGCCCAACATCGAAAAGACGTTCATCTCCAAGGACCCGGACCACCGCAGGTACTGGTTCCCGCCCACGGGTTCGATGATCAACTGGCAGCTGAACACCACCAAGGCCCCGTTCGATGACGCGAACGTCCGCAAGGCCCTCAGCATGGCCGTGGACCGTGAACAGGTCACCAAGATCGGCATGAGCGGCTACACCAAGCCCGCCGACTGCACGGGGCTGTCCGGGAACTACGAAACATGGAAGAACAAGAAGGTCCAGGAGGACTGCGACTGGACCAAGCTGGACGTCGACGCGGCGAACAAGCTGCTTGACGACGCCGGCTACGCCAAGGGCGCGGACGGCAAGCGTGTCTTCAAGGACGGCAAGCCCTTCGAATTCAAGATTTCCGTGGGTGCCGCTTCCTCTGACTGGCTCTCCGTGGCCAACGTGATCGCGCAGAACCTCGCCGAGGTGGGCGTCACCGTCAAGGTGGATTCCCCGGACTGGGCCGCCGTGGTGGCCGGCTATGAGACGGGCGACTTTGACTCCGGCATTGTGTGGAGCGCCAACGACCCCAGCCCGTACAAGTTCTTCGCGGGCCTGATGGGAACGTCCACGGTGAAGCCGGTGGGGGAGAAGGCCTTCGAGAACTACCACCGCTTCGGTGATCCGACGGCGGACGGCCTCCTCACCGAGTTCGCCGCCGCGGCGGACGAGGACACCCAGCACGCCGTCGCGGACAAACTCCAGGAGGAGTACAGCGCCGAGGCCCCGGTCATCCCGCTGTTCGCCGGCCCGGAATGGGGCGCCTACAACGACACCCGGTTCACGGGCTGGCCCACCGAGGACAACCCGTACGCCACGCTGTCAGTGCGGGCGCCCACCACGGTGCTGGTCCTGACGTCGCTGGAACCGCGCAAGTAA
- a CDS encoding ABC transporter permease, producing the protein MRFILRRLGFYLIAFWVSITLNFLLPRFMPGDPVSRMFARTQDRMQPEQIEALRKLLGVDDRPLWEQYIGYLHNMLTGQMGVSISRFPTPVTEVIASQVGWTLLLGGTALVIAAVVGNLLGILAAWRRGGAIDSALPPILIFIGSFPYFWLAMGALYLFGVTLGWFPIRHAFSDTIEPSFSWEFMSDVGMHLVLPALTIVLVSVGGWMLGMRNTMIATNAEDYITMAEAKGLRPGRIMFRYAARNAMLPSVTSFGMSLGFVVGGALLTEVVFAYPGVGYQLLNAVQGLDYPLMQGLFLTITAAVLLANFLVDILYVRLDPRVRSN; encoded by the coding sequence GTGCGCTTTATCCTGCGCCGCCTGGGTTTCTACCTGATTGCCTTCTGGGTGTCCATCACTTTGAATTTTCTGCTCCCGCGCTTTATGCCCGGAGATCCCGTGTCCCGCATGTTTGCCCGCACCCAGGACCGGATGCAGCCCGAACAGATCGAGGCGCTCCGCAAGCTCCTCGGCGTGGACGACCGGCCCCTGTGGGAGCAGTACATCGGTTACCTGCACAACATGCTCACCGGGCAGATGGGTGTCTCCATCTCCCGCTTCCCCACCCCGGTGACAGAGGTCATTGCCTCCCAAGTGGGCTGGACGCTCCTGCTGGGCGGGACCGCACTGGTGATTGCCGCCGTCGTGGGCAACCTGCTGGGAATCCTGGCGGCGTGGCGGCGTGGAGGCGCCATCGACTCCGCCCTCCCGCCGATCCTGATTTTCATCGGATCCTTCCCCTACTTCTGGCTCGCCATGGGCGCCCTGTACCTGTTCGGCGTCACCCTGGGCTGGTTCCCCATCCGGCACGCCTTCAGCGACACGATTGAGCCCAGCTTCAGCTGGGAGTTTATGTCCGACGTCGGCATGCACCTGGTGCTGCCGGCCCTCACCATCGTGCTGGTCTCGGTGGGCGGCTGGATGCTGGGCATGCGGAACACCATGATCGCCACCAACGCCGAGGACTACATCACCATGGCAGAGGCAAAAGGGCTGCGGCCGGGGCGGATCATGTTCCGCTACGCCGCCCGCAACGCCATGCTGCCGTCGGTCACGAGCTTCGGCATGAGCCTGGGCTTTGTGGTGGGCGGCGCGCTCCTGACAGAGGTGGTGTTTGCCTACCCAGGAGTGGGCTACCAGCTCCTGAACGCCGTGCAGGGCCTGGACTATCCGCTCATGCAGGGCCTGTTCCTGACCATCACGGCCGCCGTGCTGCTGGCCAACTTCCTGGTGGACATCCTCTACGTCCGCCTCGACCCGCGCGTGCGCAGCAACTAG
- a CDS encoding ABC transporter permease has protein sequence MTSSIATTASTISAETLAGSRPGKSSGQTSDGGAGLPPQGSVRQPNRTLLHGLLTNKKAMAGTAILLIFIALALLAPVLYPDNPSKITGMASQEPDAEFWLGTTAKGQDVLALTIHGARSSLLVGLTVGFASTFIGILVGLASAYFGKFIDEALSLTTNVFLLLPGLPLLVILAAFLPPGLGTVILVLVVTGWAGSARVLRSQALSIRSKDFVAAAVVTGERPLRIMFREILPNMASIVMGTLLACIIYGIGAQAGLEFLGLGDVSTVSWGNNLYWAGNEGALLTGSWWVFIPSGLCIALVAFSLSLINYAVDEVTNPRLRKIRLRKIRKTKPAATKSATSGKRAAA, from the coding sequence ATGACAAGCTCCATCGCAACCACAGCCTCCACCATTTCGGCAGAGACCCTCGCCGGCTCCCGTCCCGGCAAATCGTCAGGACAGACGTCCGACGGCGGCGCCGGACTTCCGCCCCAAGGCTCAGTCCGGCAGCCCAACAGGACACTCCTGCACGGGCTGCTGACCAACAAGAAGGCCATGGCCGGCACCGCCATCCTGCTCATCTTCATCGCCCTGGCGCTGCTCGCCCCCGTGCTGTATCCGGACAACCCCTCCAAGATCACGGGCATGGCATCCCAGGAACCCGACGCTGAATTCTGGCTGGGCACCACAGCCAAGGGCCAGGACGTCCTGGCGCTGACCATCCACGGGGCGCGCAGCTCACTGCTGGTGGGCCTGACCGTGGGTTTTGCCTCCACGTTCATCGGCATCCTGGTGGGGCTGGCCTCCGCGTACTTTGGCAAGTTCATCGACGAGGCCCTGTCCCTGACCACCAACGTGTTCCTGCTCCTGCCGGGACTGCCGCTGCTGGTGATCCTGGCAGCTTTCCTGCCGCCGGGCCTTGGCACCGTGATCCTGGTCCTGGTGGTCACCGGCTGGGCGGGTTCGGCCCGGGTGCTGCGCTCGCAGGCCCTGTCCATCCGCTCCAAGGACTTTGTTGCCGCCGCCGTGGTGACCGGTGAACGGCCGCTGCGCATCATGTTCCGGGAGATCCTGCCCAACATGGCCTCCATCGTGATGGGCACGCTCCTGGCCTGCATCATCTACGGAATCGGCGCCCAGGCCGGCCTGGAGTTCCTTGGCCTGGGGGACGTCAGCACGGTCTCCTGGGGCAACAACCTCTACTGGGCAGGCAATGAAGGCGCCCTGCTGACAGGCAGCTGGTGGGTGTTCATCCCGTCCGGCCTGTGCATTGCCCTGGTCGCCTTCTCGCTGTCGCTTATCAATTACGCGGTGGATGAGGTCACCAACCCTCGACTGAGGAAAATCAGACTGCGGAAGATCCGGAAGACCAAGCCGGCAGCCACCAAGTCCGCTACCTCCGGAAAGCGAGCAGCAGCATGA